GTCGCGATCATCGTCGGGTCCTGGCGCCCGGTGGAGGGGAACCAGCCGAGGTTGACCGCGAACGCCCACTTGAGCAGGAACGCGAGGAAGAACACGGGGATGGTCACGCCGACGAGCGACGCGACGACCGTGAGGTGGTCGAGCGGGCGTCCCTGCCGGCGGGCCGCGACGTAGCCGAGCGGGATCGCGACGCCGACGGCGACGATCAGCGCGACGACGGTGAGCTCGATCGTGGCGGGGAACCGGTTGGTGAACTCCTCGAGGACCGGCCGGCCGGTCCGGGTGGAGACGCCGAAGTTGCCCTGGAGGAGCTGGCCGAGCCAGGTGACGTACTGCTGGACGAGCGGCTTGTCGAAGCCGTAGAGCTCGTTGAGCCGCGTGACCGCCTCCGGGGTGGCGCGCTCCCCCAGGAGGGCCGTGGCAGGACCTCCCGGGAGAGCGCGCACCCACAGGAACAGCAGGACCGACAACCCGAGCAGGGTGGGGACGAGCAGCGCGAGGCGCCGCAGGATCAGTCGGGTCATCGAGTGGTGCGGTCTCTCTCAGTCGCCGAGCGTGATCACGTTGTAGACCTCGTCCTGGACCGGCGAGGCCGGGTAGCCCTGGACGTCGTCCTTGAACGCGAGGGACGGCACGGGGTGCGCGAGCGGGACGCCGGGCAGGAACTCCAGGAGCTCGGCGTTGGCCGCCTCGTAGGCGGTCTTCTGCTCGTCGATGTCCGCGACGTACCGGGCGTCGTTGATCGCCTGGAAGATCGCGGGGTTGTCGAAGCCCCACTCGTTCGAGGGTCCGCCGAAGAAGACCCCGATGAAGTTGTAGGTGTCGTTGTAGTCGCCGGTCCAGCCGAGCAGGTGCAGGCCGTGGTCCGGGGTGCCCTGGATCTTGTCCAGGTACTCGGGGTTCCACGGGTCCGGCACGGCGTTGACGGTGATGCCGACGGCCTCGAGGTCCGCCTTGATCGCCGTGAAGACCTGCTCGGGCGTCGGCATGTACGGCCGCGAGACGTTGGTCGGGTAGTTGAAGTCGAGCGTCAGGTTCGACTGGCCGGCCTCGGCGAGCAGCGCCTTCGCCTTGTCCGGGTCGTAGTCGTACGTCTCGACGTCGGCGTTCCAGCCGGAGACCGACGGCGGGACGAAGTTCGTCGCGACCTCGGTGCCCTCCGGGAGCGTCTGCGCGACGAGCGCCTCCTTGTTGATCGCGTGCGCGATCGCCTGCCGGACGCGCAGGTCCGCGAGCTCGGGCTTCGCCTGGTTCATCGCGAGGTACAGGATGTTGAACGGCTCGCGGTTGACGATCTGGAAGCCGTCGGACTCGAGCGCCTCGACGTCCGCGGGCCCGACGAGGTCGTACCCGTCGATGTCGCCCGCCTGCAGCGCCTGCCGACGTGCGGTGGCGTCCGAGATGATCGGGAAGACGATCCGCTTGATCTGGCCCTGCTCGCCCCAGTAGTCCTCGTTCGCGACGAGCACGACCTCCTCGCCCGGGCTCCACGAGTCGAACTTGTAGGGGCCCGTGCCCGTCGGGTGCGCGTTCGCGTACTCGGGCAGGACGGGCGCGTCGCCCTCGCCGGTGACGTTGTCCGCGTCGTACTCCTCGAGCGCCGTGGGCGACTGCATGGAGAACGACGGGAGCGACAGCGCCGAGATGAGCTCCGGGAGCGGGCTCTTGAGGTGGACGACGGCGGTGTTCGCGTCGGGGGCCTCGCAGCTCTCGTACTTGCCGGTGCCGTTGAGGCTCTCGACGTCGCTCGTCGCGAAACCGCCGTTGACCTTCTGCCAGTAGTACGACAGCGACTCGGACTGCAGGACACCGGTGAAGTTGTTCCACCGGTCGAAGTTGAAGCAGACCGCCTCGCCGTCGAAGTCCGTGCCGTCCTGGAACTTCACGTCCTTCTTGAGGTCGAACGTGTACTCCAGGCCGTCCTCGCTGACGTCCCAGGACTCGGCGAGCAGCGGCGCCGGGTCGGCCGTGCCGGGTTCGGTGCCGACGAGACCCTCGAAGATCTGCCGGGCGACGCGGAACGACTCGCCGTCGTTCGCGAAGGCGGGGTCGAGCCCCGCCGGGTCGGACGAGGCGGCGAAGATGAACGTGTCGCGTCCACCGCCGCTCGCGTCGTCGGTCGAGCCTCCGTCGGAGTCACGATCGCTCGCGGCGCACGCCGTGAGGGCGAGCGCACCGACCGTGGAGACGGCCACCAGCTTCCAGGACTTCACCACGACCACCCTTCGTCTACGGGGTACCGGCACGCCGGGCGCCGGAACGGCCCAGAGGCTAGGCGTCCCACGTGACCACGTTGTTACGCGGGAGTACCTGCTCGTTACGTGCCAGTACGTTCACTGGTCTCGGGCGACACTAGCGACATGTCCGGAAATGACAAGCCCACCGCGCCCGACCCGCTCGCCGACGCGGGCTACCGTGCCGTGCCGGACGCGGAGGGCGGCGCCGCCGGGCGGGGCTGGTGGGACGCGAACGCCGACGAGTACCTCGAGGAGCACGGCGAGTTCCTCGGTCCCGCGGACTTCGTGTGGTGCCCCGAGGGGGTGCGCGAGGAGGACGCCCGGCTGCTGGGCGACGTCGGCGGTCGCCGCGTGCTGGAGGTCGGCGCGGGTGCCGCGCAGTGCGCGCGCTGGCTGGCCACGCGCGGGGCGCACGTCGTCGCGACGGACGTCTCGCACGGGATGCTCGCGGGCGGCCTGCGGTACGACGCGGCGCAGGGCACGCGGACCGCGCTCGTGCAGGCCGACGCCCGGGCGCTGCCCTTCGCGGCCGACACGTTCGACGTGGCGTTCACCGCGTTCGGCGCGATCCCGTTCGTGCCCGACGCGGACCGCGTGCACGCCGAGGTCGCGCGCGTGCTGCGGCCCGGCGGGCGGTGGGTGTTCGCGGTGACGCACCCGCTGCGGTGGGCGTTCCCCGACGACCCGTCCGAGCACGGGCTCACGGCGACGCGGTCCTACTTCGACCGCCGGCCGTACGTCGAGACCGGCGAGTCGGGCCGGGTGCTGTACGCCGAGTACCACCGGACGCTCGGCGACCACGTCGAGGAGCTCACCGCCGCGGGCTTCGGGCTCGACCGCCTCGTCGAGCCGGAGTGGCCCGCCGGGCACGAGCGCGTCTGGGGCGGCTGGGGACCCGTCCGCGGCGCGCGGCTGCCCGGGACGGCGATCTTCGTCACGACCCTGCGCTGACCCGCCATGCCCGGGCGCGAGCCCGCACGTCGCGGCGCGCCGGAGCGCGGGACGGGCGCGGGGCGGGCGCGCGTCGGCCCGGGGCGGCGGACGTGCTCCGCGGCCCCGGGCCGACGTCGCGTCAGTGCACCGTCGCCTTCTCGGCGCCCGCGCCCGTGAGCGAGCGGACCTCCATCTCGGCGAACTTCTCGGGGTGCGGCTTCTCCTTGCTCAGCAGCGTCCCGAGGATCCCGAGGAGGAACGCGAGCGGGATCGAGATGATCCCCGGGTTCTCCAGCGGGATGAGGTGGAAGTCGATGCTCGTGTCGCGGATCATCGACAGGCTCGCGCCCGTGTTCGGGTCGACCTTGCCCGACACGACCGGCGAGATCGCGATGAGCACGATGCACGAGATCAGGCCGCCGTACATGCTCCACAGCGCGCCCGACGTGTTGAACCTCTTCCAGAACAGCGAGTAGAGGATCGTCGGCAGGTTCGCGCTGGCCGCGACCGCGAACGCGAGCGCGACGAGGAACGCGACGTTCTGGCCGTTGGCGAACACGCCGCCGATGATCGCGAGGACACCGATCGCGACGACGGTGATGCGCGCGACGCGCACCTCCCCGTCCGGCTTGACCTCGCCCCGCTTGAGCCAGTTCGCGTAGATGTCGTGCGCGAACGACGCGGCGGCGGTGATCGTGAGCCCGGCGACGACGGCGAGGATCGTCGCGAACGCGACCGCCGAGATGATGCCGAGCAGGATCGTGCCGCCGAGCTCGTACGCGAGCAGCGGTGCCGCCGAGTTCACGCCGCCCGGTGCCGACGTGATCTCCTCCGGGCCGACCAGCGCCCCCGCGCCGTACCCGAGCACGAGCGTGAACAGGTAGAAGATGCCGATGAGCCAGATCGCCCACACGACCGACCGCCGCGCCTCCTTGGCGGACGGCACCGTGTAGAACCGCATGAGCACGTGCGGAAGACCCGCCGTGCCCAGCACCAGCGCGAGCGCCAGGGACACGAAGTTCAGCTGGCTCATCGCGCTCGCGCCGTACTGCTTGCCCGGCTCGATGAGCGCCTCACCGCCCTCGCCCGCCTGGTCGATCGCGCCCTGCAGCAGGTCGGACAGGTTGAACCCGTACTTCGACAGCACCCACAGCGTCATCACGCCGGCGCCGGCGATGAGCAGCACCGCCTTGATGATCTGCACCCACGTGGTGCCCTTCATGCCGCCGACGAGCACGTACAGGATCATCAGCGCGCCCAC
The sequence above is a segment of the Cellulomonas fimi genome. Coding sequences within it:
- a CDS encoding ABC transporter substrate-binding protein; this encodes MKSWKLVAVSTVGALALTACAASDRDSDGGSTDDASGGGRDTFIFAASSDPAGLDPAFANDGESFRVARQIFEGLVGTEPGTADPAPLLAESWDVSEDGLEYTFDLKKDVKFQDGTDFDGEAVCFNFDRWNNFTGVLQSESLSYYWQKVNGGFATSDVESLNGTGKYESCEAPDANTAVVHLKSPLPELISALSLPSFSMQSPTALEEYDADNVTGEGDAPVLPEYANAHPTGTGPYKFDSWSPGEEVVLVANEDYWGEQGQIKRIVFPIISDATARRQALQAGDIDGYDLVGPADVEALESDGFQIVNREPFNILYLAMNQAKPELADLRVRQAIAHAINKEALVAQTLPEGTEVATNFVPPSVSGWNADVETYDYDPDKAKALLAEAGQSNLTLDFNYPTNVSRPYMPTPEQVFTAIKADLEAVGITVNAVPDPWNPEYLDKIQGTPDHGLHLLGWTGDYNDTYNFIGVFFGGPSNEWGFDNPAIFQAINDARYVADIDEQKTAYEAANAELLEFLPGVPLAHPVPSLAFKDDVQGYPASPVQDEVYNVITLGD
- a CDS encoding ABC transporter permease, with amino-acid sequence MTRLILRRLALLVPTLLGLSVLLFLWVRALPGGPATALLGERATPEAVTRLNELYGFDKPLVQQYVTWLGQLLQGNFGVSTRTGRPVLEEFTNRFPATIELTVVALIVAVGVAIPLGYVAARRQGRPLDHLTVVASLVGVTIPVFFLAFLLKWAFAVNLGWFPSTGRQDPTMIATHPTGFYVLDGILTREWDASWDALMHLVLPAIALGSIPLAIIARITRSSVIEVQDADYVRTARAKGLGPDRLRRRVILRNAMLPVATTIGLQVGLLLSGAVLTETVFAFPGIGSFLANAIFNLDYAVLQGFILIIAVVYALVNLVVDVSYGFIDPRTRATR
- a CDS encoding solute symporter family protein, whose amino-acid sequence is MSAVVRTATEQVGEPLVNIAIFGAFVLVTLIIVFRASRNNRTAADYYAAGRSFTGPQNGTAIAGDYLSAASFLGICGAIAINGYDGFLYSIGFLVAWLVALLLVAELLRNTGRFTMADVLSFRLRQRPVRMAAALSTLAVVFFYLLAQMAGAGGLVALLLGIDDRAAQGVVIAVVGALMILYVLVGGMKGTTWVQIIKAVLLIAGAGVMTLWVLSKYGFNLSDLLQGAIDQAGEGGEALIEPGKQYGASAMSQLNFVSLALALVLGTAGLPHVLMRFYTVPSAKEARRSVVWAIWLIGIFYLFTLVLGYGAGALVGPEEITSAPGGVNSAAPLLAYELGGTILLGIISAVAFATILAVVAGLTITAAASFAHDIYANWLKRGEVKPDGEVRVARITVVAIGVLAIIGGVFANGQNVAFLVALAFAVAASANLPTILYSLFWKRFNTSGALWSMYGGLISCIVLIAISPVVSGKVDPNTGASLSMIRDTSIDFHLIPLENPGIISIPLAFLLGILGTLLSKEKPHPEKFAEMEVRSLTGAGAEKATVH
- a CDS encoding class I SAM-dependent methyltransferase: MSGNDKPTAPDPLADAGYRAVPDAEGGAAGRGWWDANADEYLEEHGEFLGPADFVWCPEGVREEDARLLGDVGGRRVLEVGAGAAQCARWLATRGAHVVATDVSHGMLAGGLRYDAAQGTRTALVQADARALPFAADTFDVAFTAFGAIPFVPDADRVHAEVARVLRPGGRWVFAVTHPLRWAFPDDPSEHGLTATRSYFDRRPYVETGESGRVLYAEYHRTLGDHVEELTAAGFGLDRLVEPEWPAGHERVWGGWGPVRGARLPGTAIFVTTLR